One part of the Streptomyces lienomycini genome encodes these proteins:
- a CDS encoding HAD family acid phosphatase, whose translation MTDQTGQTGQTGPTRGPRWRAAGTAAVVATALTTALTATVTPSSAAPAATPSAPVTAVAAAAEDVGYDTWQRDCRAVMDAALPYLKERIAHSAPGEKQAIVLDVDNTSLETDFGFSYPQPANRPVLEAAEYAQEHGVALFFVTARPGIIEAPTEWNLAHAGYESSGLYVRGFLDLFKDVAAYKSEQRAAIESKGYTIIANIGNSATDLSGGHAERTFKLPDYDGQLS comes from the coding sequence ATGACCGACCAGACCGGACAGACCGGACAGACCGGACCGACCCGGGGCCCCCGGTGGCGTGCCGCGGGCACGGCCGCCGTCGTCGCGACGGCGCTCACCACGGCCCTCACCGCGACGGTCACGCCGTCCTCCGCCGCCCCGGCCGCGACGCCGTCCGCACCGGTGACGGCGGTCGCCGCCGCCGCGGAGGACGTCGGCTACGACACCTGGCAGCGGGACTGCCGGGCCGTGATGGACGCGGCGCTGCCCTACCTGAAGGAACGCATCGCCCACTCCGCTCCCGGCGAGAAGCAGGCGATCGTCCTCGACGTCGACAACACGTCCCTGGAGACCGACTTCGGCTTCAGCTACCCCCAGCCCGCCAACCGGCCGGTCCTGGAGGCCGCCGAGTACGCCCAGGAGCACGGCGTCGCCCTGTTCTTCGTGACCGCCCGCCCGGGCATCATCGAGGCGCCCACCGAGTGGAACCTCGCCCACGCCGGGTACGAGTCCTCCGGGCTGTACGTCCGCGGGTTCCTCGACCTGTTCAAGGACGTCGCCGCGTACAAGAGCGAACAGCGCGCCGCGATCGAGTCCAAGGGCTACACGATCATCGCGAACATCGGCAACAGCGCCACCGACCTGTCGGGCGGCCACGCCGAGAGGACCTTCAAGCTGCCGGACTACGACGGGCAGTTGTCCTGA
- a CDS encoding histone-like nucleoid-structuring protein Lsr2, whose product MAQKVQVLLVDDLDGGEADETVTFALDGKTYEIDLTTANADKLRGLLDPYLKGGRRTGGRASGGRGKARAASGGSQDTAAIRAWAKENGYEVNDRGRVPAKVREAYEQANG is encoded by the coding sequence GTGGCACAGAAGGTTCAGGTCCTTCTTGTCGATGACCTCGACGGCGGCGAGGCAGACGAGACCGTGACGTTCGCACTGGACGGCAAGACCTACGAGATCGATCTCACCACCGCCAACGCGGACAAGCTCCGCGGTCTTCTCGATCCGTACCTGAAGGGTGGCCGTCGTACCGGAGGCCGTGCCTCGGGCGGACGCGGAAAGGCCCGCGCCGCTTCCGGTGGCAGCCAGGACACCGCGGCGATCCGCGCCTGGGCGAAGGAGAACGGTTACGAGGTCAACGACCGCGGCCGTGTTCCCGCGAAGGTCCGCGAAGCGTACGAGCAGGCCAACGGCTGA
- a CDS encoding SCO3374 family protein, with protein MVGAPPPVPVAPAAPVAPAPPAVPLPRRAPANGGPEWERVRGWYESVLGWPTAPGPGEPVRLRAGVRFDVLDVPAEAGHATLERLRRSARSQRGRDSGRGRESRRPQGPASSGSVASVAAGPGFPVAVRGERMLLLVAAGGAEELPGLLEWLEWGSLALDLTAVGAGGLMDAPLAPEPGSTGLPPRPPDRDGLRGAAVWLRPPEPGCEVESSLPALSALGTTGAVPDLARLVHTLATQCHRVRLVSGAAGDADRVISRWPARTLRGPSREHGRGR; from the coding sequence ATGGTTGGCGCCCCGCCCCCGGTCCCCGTCGCTCCCGCGGCGCCTGTCGCTCCCGCGCCCCCTGCCGTGCCGCTGCCCCGGCGGGCCCCCGCGAACGGCGGCCCGGAGTGGGAGCGGGTGCGGGGGTGGTACGAGAGCGTGCTCGGCTGGCCGACGGCCCCCGGGCCCGGTGAGCCGGTACGGCTGCGCGCGGGCGTCCGTTTCGACGTCCTGGACGTCCCGGCCGAGGCCGGGCACGCGACGCTGGAACGGCTCCGGCGGAGTGCGCGGTCGCAGCGGGGCCGGGACTCCGGGCGGGGCCGGGAGTCCCGGCGGCCCCAGGGGCCCGCGTCGTCCGGGTCGGTCGCGTCGGTCGCAGCGGGGCCGGGGTTTCCGGTGGCCGTTCGAGGAGAGCGGATGCTGCTGCTCGTGGCGGCGGGCGGCGCGGAGGAACTGCCGGGGCTGCTGGAGTGGCTGGAGTGGGGTTCGCTGGCGCTCGACCTGACGGCGGTCGGAGCGGGCGGTCTCATGGACGCGCCCCTCGCCCCGGAGCCCGGCTCGACCGGCCTGCCGCCGCGTCCCCCGGACCGCGACGGCCTGCGGGGGGCCGCCGTCTGGCTGCGCCCCCCGGAGCCCGGGTGCGAGGTCGAGTCCTCGCTTCCGGCGCTGTCGGCCCTCGGGACGACCGGGGCCGTCCCCGATCTCGCACGGCTGGTCCACACGCTCGCCACGCAGTGCCACCGAGTCCGGCTCGTCTCCGGCGCGGCCGGTGACGCGGATCGGGTGATCAGCCGTTGGCCTGCTCGTACGCTTCGCGGACCTTCGCGGGAACACGGCCGCGGTCGTTGA
- a CDS encoding ATP-dependent Clp protease ATP-binding subunit — MFERFTDRARRVVVLAQEEARMLNHNYIGTEHILLGLIHEGEGVAAKALESLGISLEAVRQQVEEIIGQGQQAPSGHIPFTPRAKKVLELSLREALQLGHNYIGTEHILLGLIREGEGVAAQVLVKLGADLNRVRQQVIQLLSGYQGKETATAGGPAEGTPSTSLVLDQFGRNLTQAARESKLDPVIGREKEIERVMQVLSRRTKNNPVLIGEPGVGKTAVVEGLAQAIVKGEVPETLKDKHLYTLDLGALVAGSRYRGDFEERLKKVLKEIRTRGDIILFIDELHTLVGAGAAEGAIDAASILKPMLARGELQTIGATTLDEYRKHLEKDAALERRFQPIQVAEPSLPHTIEILKGLRDRYEAHHRVSITDEALVQAATLADRYISDRFLPDKAIDLIDEAGSRMRIRRMTAPPDLREFDEKIAGVRRDKESAIDSQDFEKAASLRDKEKQLLAAKAKREKEWKAGDMDVVAEVDGDLIAEVLATATGIPVFKLTEEESSRLLRMEDELHKRVIGQKDAVKALSKAIRRTRAGLKDPKRPGGSFIFAGPSGVGKTELSKALAEFLFGDEDALISLDMSEFSEKHTVSRLFGSPPGYVGYEEGGQLTEKVRRKPFSVVLFDEVEKAHPDIFNSLLQILEDGRLTDSQGRVVDFKNTVIIMTTNLGTRDISKGFNLGFAAAGDTKSNYERMKNKVQDELKQHFRPEFLNRVDDVVVFPQLSQDDILKIVDLMIDKVDERLKDRDMGIELSQSAKELLSKRGYDPVLGARPLRRTIQREVEDSLSEKILFGELRPGHIVVVDTEGEGDTATFTFRGEEKSTLPDVPPIEQAAGGGAGPNLSKEA; from the coding sequence ATGTTCGAGAGGTTCACCGACCGCGCGCGGCGGGTTGTCGTCCTGGCTCAGGAAGAAGCCCGGATGCTCAACCACAACTACATCGGCACCGAGCACATCCTCCTGGGCCTGATCCACGAGGGTGAGGGTGTCGCCGCCAAGGCCCTTGAGAGCCTCGGGATTTCGCTCGAGGCGGTCCGCCAGCAGGTGGAGGAGATCATCGGGCAGGGCCAGCAGGCCCCGTCGGGTCACATCCCCTTCACCCCCCGTGCCAAGAAGGTTCTGGAGCTGTCGCTCCGCGAGGCCCTCCAGCTGGGCCACAACTACATCGGCACGGAGCACATCCTGCTCGGCCTGATCCGTGAGGGCGAGGGCGTCGCCGCCCAGGTCCTGGTCAAGCTGGGCGCCGACCTCAACCGGGTGCGGCAGCAGGTCATCCAGCTGCTCTCCGGTTACCAGGGCAAGGAGACCGCCACCGCCGGCGGTCCTGCGGAGGGCACGCCTTCCACGTCCCTGGTCCTCGACCAGTTCGGCCGGAACCTCACCCAGGCCGCTCGTGAGTCCAAGCTCGACCCGGTCATCGGGCGCGAGAAGGAGATCGAGCGGGTCATGCAGGTGCTGTCCCGCCGCACCAAGAACAACCCGGTGCTGATCGGTGAGCCCGGCGTCGGCAAGACCGCCGTCGTCGAGGGCCTCGCGCAGGCCATCGTCAAGGGCGAGGTGCCCGAGACCCTCAAGGACAAGCACCTCTACACCCTGGACCTCGGCGCGCTGGTCGCCGGCTCCCGCTACCGCGGTGACTTCGAGGAGCGCCTGAAGAAGGTCCTCAAGGAGATCCGCACCCGCGGCGACATCATCCTGTTCATCGACGAGCTGCACACGCTGGTCGGTGCGGGTGCCGCCGAGGGCGCCATCGACGCCGCGTCGATCCTCAAGCCGATGCTGGCCCGCGGTGAGCTGCAGACCATCGGTGCGACCACGCTGGACGAGTACCGCAAGCACCTGGAGAAGGACGCGGCCCTCGAGCGCCGCTTCCAGCCGATCCAGGTCGCGGAGCCGTCGCTGCCGCACACGATCGAGATCCTCAAGGGCCTGCGCGACCGCTACGAGGCCCACCACCGCGTCTCCATCACGGACGAGGCCCTCGTCCAGGCGGCGACGCTCGCCGACCGCTACATCTCGGACCGCTTCCTGCCGGACAAGGCGATCGACCTGATCGACGAGGCCGGCTCCCGGATGCGCATCCGCCGGATGACCGCGCCGCCGGACCTGCGCGAGTTCGACGAGAAGATCGCCGGTGTCCGCCGGGACAAGGAGTCCGCGATCGACTCGCAGGACTTCGAGAAGGCCGCCTCCCTGCGCGACAAGGAGAAGCAGCTCCTCGCCGCGAAGGCCAAGCGCGAGAAGGAGTGGAAGGCCGGCGACATGGACGTCGTCGCCGAGGTCGACGGCGACCTGATCGCCGAGGTCCTCGCCACGGCGACGGGCATCCCGGTCTTCAAGCTCACCGAGGAGGAGTCGTCCCGCCTGCTGCGCATGGAGGACGAGCTCCACAAGCGGGTCATCGGCCAGAAGGACGCCGTCAAGGCGCTCTCCAAGGCGATCCGCCGTACCCGTGCCGGCCTGAAGGACCCGAAGCGTCCCGGTGGCTCGTTCATCTTCGCCGGCCCGTCCGGTGTCGGTAAGACCGAGCTGTCCAAGGCCCTCGCCGAGTTCCTCTTCGGTGACGAGGACGCGCTGATCTCCCTCGACATGTCGGAGTTCAGCGAGAAGCACACGGTCTCGCGTCTCTTCGGTTCGCCCCCCGGCTACGTGGGCTACGAGGAGGGCGGCCAGCTGACGGAGAAGGTCCGCCGCAAGCCGTTCTCGGTCGTCCTCTTCGACGAGGTCGAGAAGGCCCACCCGGACATCTTCAACAGCCTTCTCCAGATCCTGGAGGACGGTCGCCTGACCGACTCCCAGGGCCGGGTCGTGGACTTCAAGAACACGGTCATCATCATGACGACCAACCTCGGCACCCGGGACATCTCCAAGGGCTTCAACCTCGGCTTCGCCGCCGCGGGTGACACCAAGTCCAACTACGAGCGCATGAAGAACAAGGTCCAGGACGAGCTGAAGCAGCACTTCCGGCCCGAGTTCCTCAACCGTGTCGACGACGTGGTCGTCTTCCCGCAGCTCAGCCAGGACGACATCCTGAAGATCGTCGACCTGATGATCGACAAGGTGGACGAGCGCCTCAAGGACCGGGACATGGGCATCGAGCTCTCCCAGTCCGCCAAGGAGCTGCTGTCCAAGCGGGGCTACGACCCGGTGCTGGGCGCGCGGCCGCTGCGCCGCACGATCCAGCGCGAGGTCGAGGACTCGCTGTCGGAGAAGATCCTCTTCGGCGAGCTGCGCCCCGGTCACATCGTGGTCGTGGACACCGAGGGCGAGGGCGACACGGCGACCTTCACCTTCCGGGGTGAGGAGAAGTCGACCCTCCCCGACGTCCCGCCGATCGAGCAGGCGGCCGGCGGCGGCGCGGGCCCGAACCTGAGCAAGGAGGCGTAG